A stretch of Mycobacterium sp. ITM-2016-00316 DNA encodes these proteins:
- a CDS encoding serine protease inhibitor, producing the protein MSDTREALDWLVAKFAREVSGVSHAVLVSADGLLMAASEHMPTERADQLAAVASGLASLSTGAAQLFEGGHVMQSVVEMENGYLLLMRVGDGSNLATLATRSCDIGQIGYEMAILVERVGNVVQSARRSRQRT; encoded by the coding sequence ATGAGTGACACCCGCGAAGCACTGGACTGGCTGGTCGCCAAGTTCGCCCGCGAGGTTTCCGGAGTCTCGCACGCGGTGCTGGTCTCGGCCGACGGCCTGCTGATGGCCGCCAGTGAGCACATGCCGACTGAACGCGCCGATCAACTTGCCGCAGTCGCCTCGGGGCTGGCCAGCCTGTCGACGGGAGCGGCGCAGCTGTTCGAGGGTGGCCACGTCATGCAGTCCGTGGTCGAGATGGAGAACGGCTATCTGTTGTTGATGCGCGTGGGTGACGGGTCCAACCTCGCCACCTTGGCGACCCGGTCCTGCGATATCGGCCAGATCGGCTATGAGATGGCCATTCTGGTGGAGCGGGTGGGCAACGTCGTCCAGTCCGCACGGCGTAGCCGCCAACGCACCTGA
- a CDS encoding TIGR03667 family PPOX class F420-dependent oxidoreductase, which produces MTADLTPEIIERLRSDDYGWLTTVAKSGQPVPKLVWFFFDGTDIVVYTEPAAAKVRHIRNHPHVSLNLDSDGNGGGIIVIGGPARVDAEGVDLRTDTPYWAKYQAASDQFGLTDTMGNFSTRLRITIEKVWTTPTE; this is translated from the coding sequence ATGACTGCAGACCTGACACCGGAAATCATCGAGCGTCTGAGATCCGACGATTACGGATGGCTGACCACCGTCGCGAAGTCCGGGCAACCGGTGCCCAAACTGGTGTGGTTCTTCTTCGACGGCACCGACATCGTGGTGTACACCGAGCCCGCCGCGGCCAAGGTGCGCCATATCCGCAACCATCCGCACGTGAGCCTGAACCTGGACTCCGACGGTAACGGTGGCGGAATCATCGTGATCGGAGGTCCGGCGCGGGTGGACGCCGAGGGCGTCGATCTGCGCACGGACACGCCGTACTGGGCGAAGTACCAGGCGGCCTCCGATCAGTTCGGGCTGACCGACACGATGGGCAACTTCAGCACCCGGCTGCGGATCACCATCGAGAAGGTGTGGACGACGCCCACCGAGTGA
- a CDS encoding ATP/GTP-binding protein gives MVISGGFGSGKTTFVGAVSEIMPLRTEALVTTASAGVDGLDATPHKNTTTVAMDFGRITLAEDLVLYLFGTPGQRRFWFMWDDLIRGAIGAVILVDIRRLQDSFAAVDFFEARKLPFLIAINEFEGAPRHPEAAVRQALALREDIPIVTVDARDRNSARAALIAVAEYALAAV, from the coding sequence ATCGTCATCTCCGGTGGGTTCGGCTCCGGCAAGACCACATTCGTCGGCGCGGTCTCGGAAATCATGCCGCTGCGCACCGAGGCGCTGGTGACCACCGCATCGGCCGGTGTCGACGGGCTGGATGCCACCCCGCACAAGAACACCACCACGGTGGCGATGGACTTCGGACGCATCACCCTGGCCGAGGATCTGGTGCTCTACCTGTTCGGCACTCCCGGTCAGCGCCGCTTCTGGTTCATGTGGGACGACCTGATCCGCGGCGCGATCGGCGCCGTCATACTCGTCGACATCCGGCGCCTGCAGGACAGTTTCGCCGCCGTCGACTTCTTCGAGGCCCGCAAACTTCCCTTCCTCATCGCGATCAACGAGTTCGAGGGGGCGCCACGACATCCGGAGGCCGCCGTGCGGCAGGCGCTGGCGCTGCGCGAGGACATCCCGATCGTCACCGTCGATGCCCGCGACCGGAATTCCGCACGCGCGGCGCTGATCGCGGTCGCCGAGTACGCCCTGGCCGCGGTGTGA
- a CDS encoding tRNA (cytidine(34)-2'-O)-methyltransferase yields the protein MFKVLFFSPRIAPNTGNAIRMVAATGCELHLVEPLGFDLSEPKLRRAGLDYHDLASVTVHPDLPAAWAAIGPTRVYAFTAHADTSFAEVAYQPGDVLMFGPEPTGLDEHTLADPHITAQVRIPMLAGRRSLNLSNAAAVAAYEAWRQQGFTGAV from the coding sequence GTGTTCAAGGTGCTGTTCTTCTCCCCGCGCATCGCGCCCAATACCGGCAACGCGATCCGGATGGTGGCCGCGACCGGGTGCGAGCTGCACCTCGTCGAGCCGCTCGGCTTCGACCTGTCCGAGCCCAAGCTGCGCCGGGCCGGCCTGGATTACCACGACCTGGCATCGGTGACGGTGCACCCGGATCTGCCCGCGGCGTGGGCGGCGATCGGGCCGACGCGGGTGTACGCCTTCACTGCGCACGCCGACACGTCGTTTGCCGAGGTCGCGTACCAACCCGGCGATGTGCTGATGTTCGGCCCGGAACCGACCGGCCTGGACGAGCACACGCTGGCCGATCCGCATATCACCGCGCAGGTGCGGATCCCCATGCTGGCCGGCCGCCGGTCGCTGAATCTGTCCAACGCCGCGGCGGTCGCCGCCTATGAGGCGTGGCGCCAGCAGGGGTTCACCGGCGCGGTGTGA
- a CDS encoding ATP-binding protein, whose amino-acid sequence MTAHAAPPVTSARDEFDSAAAQAVKRPSRWALSNWPVGWKVFAIVLVPLALAATFGGLRIYSGFTDAADLRLAADRADMVPAVVEYMAALDAAVLAGSAGGDAQGALSEFDAARQALQRQLDDTDVLPDVDSGVTAILQGGQDLVNKVGSNSIGLRDRVTTYAPILLTAEDAINGSVRVDDAQIRSETLGLSRAVGARGQMMMQQLLVNLGGEVPEPELRTSMNTVAGTEPSTLFGMSQILGVGSDEAKALQEQFIRRMAIMANPTAVLVNNPELSESIAATNDIADAVISEATTSVTTTVGAQADAQRSTAIRDAVIVLAAILIALLIVALVARSLVRPLRRLRDSALKVAHTELVRELEQVRTGGDPGPIRPIPVHTTEEVGQVAHAVDELHEQAVLLAGEQARLQVQVSDMFETLSRRSRSLVDQQLTLIDQLERDEEDPQRLDSLFRLDHLAARMRRNGANLLVLAGTKVTREHAEPVPVAAVVNAAASEVEEYTRVVTDVVADCDISGAVAADLVHVLAELMDNALRYSPPAAQVRVSAVRAGNGALVIEVADSGLGMAEPDLRVANTRLQSGGEVTPYTARHMGLFVVGRLAAQHGLVVRLRSTVAGEVNSGITAGVYVPEELLAGVLPTPVFTGFQPAPVAEVQQFAPVRPEPSYVEPVVEFREQAPVSGLPQRNPGASGFRVEPAEAEPEHWPTEPTPVQTPPELPSRTPAPADTSAYFAARPQRQAEPASGSSDDAIYQKMLSEWLVDPTDLGASTDLDWKSVWDHGWSAAASAEDAPVTEHTAEGLPVRRPGERLVPGAGDDVAPVPSEPADPGPRPDPAAVRASLSSHFGGVHAGRSHTRDTGGSHE is encoded by the coding sequence ATGACGGCCCATGCCGCGCCGCCGGTTACGTCTGCGCGCGACGAATTCGACAGTGCGGCAGCGCAAGCCGTGAAAAGGCCGTCGCGCTGGGCGTTGAGCAACTGGCCCGTCGGCTGGAAAGTGTTTGCCATCGTGCTGGTTCCGCTGGCCCTGGCCGCGACATTCGGTGGGCTGCGCATCTACTCCGGTTTCACCGACGCCGCCGATCTGCGGCTGGCCGCCGACCGCGCCGACATGGTGCCCGCGGTCGTCGAATACATGGCCGCGCTCGATGCCGCCGTCCTGGCCGGCAGCGCCGGCGGCGACGCCCAGGGCGCCTTGAGCGAGTTCGACGCCGCCCGCCAGGCACTGCAACGCCAACTCGACGACACCGACGTGCTGCCCGACGTGGACAGCGGTGTCACCGCGATTCTCCAGGGCGGCCAGGACCTGGTGAACAAGGTGGGCTCCAACTCGATCGGCCTGCGCGACAGGGTCACCACCTACGCGCCCATCCTGCTGACCGCCGAGGACGCCATCAACGGATCGGTGCGCGTCGATGACGCGCAGATCCGCAGCGAGACGCTCGGGCTGTCCCGGGCAGTCGGTGCCCGCGGGCAGATGATGATGCAGCAGCTGCTGGTCAATCTCGGCGGCGAAGTACCCGAACCCGAGCTGCGCACCTCGATGAACACCGTCGCCGGTACCGAACCGTCCACCCTGTTCGGCATGAGCCAGATTCTCGGCGTGGGCTCGGACGAGGCCAAGGCACTACAGGAGCAGTTCATCCGCCGGATGGCGATCATGGCCAACCCGACAGCGGTTCTGGTGAACAATCCGGAGCTCAGCGAGTCCATCGCGGCCACCAACGACATCGCCGACGCCGTCATCTCCGAGGCCACGACGTCGGTGACCACGACCGTGGGTGCGCAGGCCGATGCGCAACGCAGCACCGCCATCCGGGACGCGGTGATCGTCCTCGCGGCGATCCTGATCGCGCTGCTGATCGTGGCGCTGGTCGCGCGGTCACTGGTCCGGCCGCTGCGCCGGCTGCGGGACAGTGCGCTCAAGGTCGCCCACACCGAACTCGTCCGTGAACTCGAACAGGTACGCACCGGGGGAGACCCGGGCCCGATCCGTCCGATCCCGGTGCACACCACCGAGGAAGTCGGGCAGGTCGCGCACGCGGTCGACGAACTGCACGAGCAGGCCGTCCTGTTGGCCGGCGAGCAAGCCCGGTTGCAGGTACAGGTCAGCGATATGTTCGAGACCCTGTCGCGGCGCAGCCGATCGTTGGTGGATCAGCAGCTGACGCTCATCGACCAGCTCGAACGTGATGAGGAAGACCCGCAACGCCTGGACAGTCTGTTCCGGCTGGACCACCTGGCCGCCCGGATGCGCCGCAATGGCGCCAACCTGCTGGTGCTCGCCGGAACCAAGGTCACCCGCGAGCACGCTGAGCCGGTACCGGTCGCCGCGGTGGTCAACGCCGCGGCCTCCGAGGTCGAGGAGTACACCCGGGTGGTCACCGATGTCGTCGCCGACTGCGATATCAGCGGCGCGGTGGCCGCCGACCTGGTGCACGTGCTTGCCGAGCTGATGGACAATGCGCTGCGCTATTCGCCGCCGGCCGCGCAGGTGCGGGTGTCGGCGGTGCGAGCCGGCAACGGCGCGCTCGTCATCGAGGTCGCCGACTCGGGCCTGGGCATGGCCGAACCTGATCTGCGGGTGGCCAACACCCGTCTGCAGTCCGGCGGCGAGGTCACCCCGTACACGGCACGGCACATGGGCCTGTTCGTCGTCGGCCGACTGGCCGCCCAACACGGACTGGTGGTGCGGTTGCGCAGTACTGTTGCCGGAGAGGTGAATTCGGGCATCACGGCCGGAGTGTACGTGCCCGAGGAGCTACTCGCCGGCGTGCTGCCGACGCCGGTCTTCACCGGTTTCCAGCCGGCCCCGGTGGCCGAGGTGCAGCAGTTCGCGCCGGTGCGGCCCGAACCCTCCTATGTGGAGCCGGTTGTCGAGTTCCGTGAGCAGGCCCCGGTATCCGGCTTGCCGCAACGCAATCCGGGTGCCAGCGGGTTCCGTGTCGAGCCGGCCGAGGCGGAACCGGAGCATTGGCCCACCGAGCCGACACCGGTGCAGACGCCACCTGAGTTGCCGAGCCGGACCCCCGCGCCGGCGGACACCTCCGCGTACTTTGCCGCGCGTCCCCAGCGGCAGGCCGAGCCGGCCTCGGGATCCTCCGATGACGCCATCTACCAGAAGATGTTGTCGGAGTGGCTGGTCGACCCGACCGATCTGGGTGCCAGCACCGACCTGGACTGGAAATCGGTGTGGGATCACGGCTGGTCGGCGGCGGCCTCTGCCGAGGATGCGCCGGTCACCGAACACACCGCCGAAGGCCTGCCGGTCCGCCGGCCCGGGGAACGGCTCGTGCCCGGGGCGGGTGACGACGTCGCCCCGGTACCATCGGAGCCTGCCGACCCCGGCCCGCGGCCGGATCCCGCCGCCGTACGAGCCAGCCTCAGCAGCCACTTCGGTGGGGTGCATGCCGGTCGGTCGCACACCCGCGACACCGGAGGATCCCATGAGTGA
- a CDS encoding DUF742 domain-containing protein: MEPPPDAWESADPVDVPSMVRPYRLTAGRTDPGVHLPLEAPIRTLDTAPATGWPGGDVRARILLLGRGGPSVAEIAARLSLPLGVARVLIGDLVSEGYLRVHTTLGDTASADERRELIGRTLRGLRAL; encoded by the coding sequence ATGGAGCCGCCGCCAGATGCCTGGGAATCCGCCGACCCGGTGGATGTGCCGAGCATGGTGCGGCCCTACCGGCTGACCGCCGGACGCACCGATCCCGGTGTGCACCTGCCGCTGGAGGCACCGATCAGGACGCTGGACACCGCGCCGGCAACCGGGTGGCCGGGTGGCGATGTGCGGGCCCGCATCCTGCTCCTGGGCAGGGGCGGTCCGTCGGTCGCGGAGATCGCGGCGCGGTTGTCCCTACCGCTCGGTGTGGCGCGTGTGCTGATCGGTGACCTCGTTTCCGAGGGGTATCTTCGGGTACACACGACGCTGGGCGATACGGCCTCCGCCGACGAACGTCGTGAACTGATCGGGAGGACTCTGCGTGGCCTTCGGGCGCTTTGA
- a CDS encoding nitroreductase family protein has translation MTLNLTADEVLTTTRSVRKRLDFDKPVSREVLLECLDLALQAPTGSNAQGWQWVFVEDPVKKKALADIYRTNANPYLDLPKPERGDIRDEQIVRVTDSAKYLNENFEKAPVLMIPCLEGRPDGAPAGMSASYWGSLLPAVWSFMLALRSRGLGSAWTTLHLLGDGEKQAAEVLGIPFDQYAQGGLFPIAYTKGTDFKKAGRLPAENFAHWDTW, from the coding sequence ATGACACTCAACCTGACCGCGGATGAAGTTCTGACCACCACGCGTTCGGTGCGCAAGCGGCTCGATTTCGACAAACCGGTGTCGCGCGAAGTACTCCTGGAATGTCTCGATCTGGCGCTGCAGGCTCCCACCGGCTCCAATGCTCAAGGCTGGCAATGGGTTTTCGTCGAGGATCCGGTCAAGAAAAAGGCGCTGGCCGACATCTACCGGACGAACGCCAATCCGTATCTCGATCTGCCCAAGCCGGAGCGCGGCGACATTCGCGACGAGCAGATCGTCCGGGTCACCGATTCCGCGAAGTACCTCAACGAGAACTTCGAGAAGGCCCCGGTGCTGATGATCCCGTGCCTGGAGGGCCGCCCCGACGGCGCACCGGCCGGGATGAGCGCGTCCTACTGGGGCTCACTGCTGCCTGCGGTGTGGAGTTTCATGCTGGCGCTGCGGTCCCGCGGGCTGGGCTCGGCGTGGACGACGCTGCACCTGCTCGGTGACGGTGAAAAGCAGGCCGCCGAGGTGCTCGGCATCCCGTTCGATCAGTACGCCCAGGGCGGGCTGTTCCCGATCGCCTACACCAAGGGCACCGATTTCAAGAAGGCCGGACGATTGCCCGCCGAGAACTTCGCGCACTGGGACACCTGGTAG
- a CDS encoding bifunctional 2-polyprenyl-6-hydroxyphenol methylase/3-demethylubiquinol 3-O-methyltransferase UbiG yields MVEQSIWMQKVAADPGHSQWYIDRFRAMERAGKDLVGEARFIDAMAERGARILDAGCGPGRVGGYLAAAGHDVVGVDVDPALIAAAEQDHPGPRWLVGDLAELDLPARGVAEPFDLIVSAGNVMTFLAPSTRTQVLSRLRAHLGTGGRAVIGFGAGREYEHTEFLDDAADAGLVPDLLLSTWDVRPFTEGSDFLVAILRPA; encoded by the coding sequence ATGGTCGAACAGAGCATCTGGATGCAGAAAGTCGCGGCCGACCCGGGCCATTCGCAGTGGTACATCGATCGCTTCCGGGCGATGGAGCGCGCGGGCAAAGATCTGGTGGGCGAGGCTCGCTTCATCGACGCGATGGCCGAACGTGGTGCCCGCATTCTCGACGCGGGCTGCGGTCCGGGCCGGGTGGGCGGCTACCTGGCCGCTGCCGGACATGACGTCGTCGGCGTCGACGTGGACCCGGCGCTCATCGCCGCCGCCGAACAGGACCACCCGGGCCCGCGCTGGCTGGTCGGTGACCTCGCCGAACTGGACCTGCCCGCCCGCGGAGTCGCCGAGCCGTTCGACCTCATCGTGTCGGCGGGCAATGTGATGACCTTCCTCGCGCCGAGCACCCGCACCCAGGTGCTGAGCAGGCTGCGCGCCCATCTCGGCACCGGTGGCCGCGCGGTGATCGGGTTCGGCGCCGGACGCGAGTACGAGCACACCGAGTTCCTCGACGACGCGGCCGACGCCGGGCTGGTGCCCGACCTGCTGTTGTCCACCTGGGATGTGCGGCCGTTCACCGAGGGCTCCGACTTCCTGGTCGCGATCCTGCGGCCCGCGTAG